The following coding sequences lie in one Bacteroidota bacterium genomic window:
- a CDS encoding type IX secretion system membrane protein PorP/SprF: NFFALGASYRSLSSVNLFGEIKISSRFSLGYAYEYTTTDLQKFNSGTHEIMLRFDVGNSKSKVVTPRYF, translated from the coding sequence CAATTTTTTTGCTCTTGGCGCTTCCTATAGAAGTTTGTCCTCGGTAAATTTATTTGGGGAAATAAAAATCAGTTCAAGGTTTTCCCTGGGTTATGCCTATGAATATACTACAACCGATTTGCAAAAATTTAATTCAGGCACACACGAAATAATGCTGCGTTTTGATGTTGGCAATTCTAAATCGAAAGTAGTAACTCCACGGTATTTTTGA